In the Desulfuromonas sp. DDH964 genome, GAGATGCAGCGCGTGCTCCTCGCCAAGGCGCTGCTGCGCGACCCCGACCTTCTCGTCCTCGACGAGCCGGTGCAGGGGGTCGATGTGCAGGGGCAGCTCGAACTCTTCGGCCTGATCAGCCGAATCCGCCAGGAGCGCGGCTGTGCGGTGCTGATGGTCTCTCACGACCTGCACCTGGTGATGGCCGCCACCGACCGGGTCGTCTGCCTCAACCGCCACGTCTGCTGTACCGGAACCCCGGACGCGGTCCAGGGGAGCGCCGCCTTTATCGAGCTCTTCAGTCCCCAGGTGGTGGCCAACCTGGCGATCTATGCCCATCAGCACGACCATTCCCACGACCCGGTCAGCGGCAAGGAGAACAACCATGGATGACTTCCTGCTGCGCGCCCTGCTCGGCGGCGTCGGCGTCGCCGTGGTCGCCGGCCCCTTCGGCTCCTTCGTCGTCTGGCGCCGCCTCGCCTACTTCGGCGACACCCTATCCCATTCGGCGCTGCTCGGCGTCGTCCTCGGCTTTCTCTTCCACTTCAATCTGACCCTGGGGGTGGTCGTCGTCTGCCAGTTGCTGGCGCTCCTCCTCTTTCTGCTGCAGCGGCAAAAACAGATCGCCGGCGACACCCTGCTCGGTATCCTCTCCCACAGTGCCCTGTCGCTGGGACTGGTGCTTCTCGCCCTGGTCGAGACCCTGCGCATCGATCTCCTCTCCTACCTGTTTGGCGACATTCTCGCCATCGGCAACGCTGATCTCGCCTGGATCTTCGGCGGCGGCACTCTGGCCCTTGCCGCTCTCGCCCGGCTCTGGCGCCCGCTGCTGGCAATCACCGTGCACGAGGACCTGGCCCGGGTCGAGGGGGTGCCGGTCGCTTTCGTCAACTGGGCGTTCCTGGCGATGATGGCGCTGGTCATCGCCCTGCTGATGAAGGTGGTCGGCCTGCTGCTGGTCACTTCGCTGCTGATCATTCCGGCGGCCGCGGTACGACGCTTCGCCACCACCCCGGAAGGGATGGCGCTATTGGCCGCGCTCTGCGGTGGCCTGGCGGTGGTCGCCGGGCTCGCCGCTTCCTACCGCTGGGATACGCCGGCCGGTCCCTCGATCGT is a window encoding:
- a CDS encoding metal ABC transporter permease; amino-acid sequence: MDDFLLRALLGGVGVAVVAGPFGSFVVWRRLAYFGDTLSHSALLGVVLGFLFHFNLTLGVVVVCQLLALLLFLLQRQKQIAGDTLLGILSHSALSLGLVLLALVETLRIDLLSYLFGDILAIGNADLAWIFGGGTLALAALARLWRPLLAITVHEDLARVEGVPVAFVNWAFLAMMALVIALLMKVVGLLLVTSLLIIPAAAVRRFATTPEGMALLAALCGGLAVVAGLAASYRWDTPAGPSIVVAAALLFVAAQLLPRRGT